One window from the genome of Gammaproteobacteria bacterium encodes:
- the thiC gene encoding phosphomethylpyrimidine synthase ThiC, giving the protein MRRVDRSLPTSSAAADYGDAFPNSRKVFVDGPGGMSVPMREISLSGGEPSLRVYDTSGPQDTDVRQGIPKLRAEWIAERGGVGQSLPQASLAPPSANGAEMPAALHNRPLRSTGGPVTQLQYARRGEITREMEFIAIREGMSPEFVRDEVARGRAIIPANINHPESEPMIIGRNFAVKINANIGNSAVSSSIEEEVAKLQWATLWGADTVMDLSTGKNIHETRQWILRNSPVPIGTVPIYQALEKVGGVPEDLTWEAYRDTLIEQAEQGVDYFTVHAGVLLRYVPLTANRVTGIVSRGGSIIAHWCLAHHRESFLYTRFREICEIMAAYDISFSLGDGLRPGSIADANDEAQFAELRTQGELTRIAWEHGVQVMCEGPGHVPMHMIQENMDKQLDWCDEAPFYTLGPLTTDIAPGYDHITSAIGAAQIGWFGTAMLCYVTPKEHLGLPNRDDVKAGVISYKIAAHAADLAKGHPRAQEWDDALSKARFEFRWEDQFNLSLDPVTARAFHDETLPAEGAKVAHFCSMCGPKFCSMRITQDIRAYAEEQGYQTAEDLVRGGMEQKAEEFRERGRID; this is encoded by the coding sequence ATGCGGCGCGTCGACCGAAGCCTCCCCACCAGCTCCGCCGCCGCCGACTACGGCGACGCCTTTCCCAACTCCCGCAAGGTGTTCGTCGACGGTCCCGGCGGCATGAGTGTGCCGATGCGCGAGATCTCCCTCTCGGGAGGCGAGCCGTCGCTCAGGGTCTACGACACCTCCGGCCCGCAGGACACGGACGTGCGCCAGGGCATCCCCAAACTGCGTGCGGAGTGGATCGCCGAGCGCGGCGGCGTGGGCCAGTCGCTCCCGCAGGCGTCGCTCGCGCCGCCGAGCGCCAACGGGGCCGAGATGCCAGCCGCGCTCCACAACCGGCCCCTCCGCTCCACCGGCGGGCCCGTCACCCAGCTCCAGTACGCCCGCCGGGGCGAGATCACGCGCGAAATGGAGTTCATCGCCATCCGCGAGGGCATGAGCCCCGAGTTCGTGCGCGACGAGGTGGCCCGCGGGCGCGCCATCATCCCCGCGAACATCAATCATCCCGAATCCGAGCCCATGATCATCGGCCGCAACTTCGCGGTGAAGATCAACGCCAACATCGGCAACTCCGCCGTCTCGTCCTCGATAGAGGAGGAAGTCGCGAAACTGCAGTGGGCGACGCTCTGGGGCGCGGACACGGTGATGGACCTGTCCACCGGGAAGAACATCCACGAGACCCGCCAGTGGATCCTGCGCAACTCGCCGGTGCCCATCGGCACGGTGCCCATCTACCAGGCGCTCGAGAAGGTGGGCGGCGTCCCCGAGGACCTCACCTGGGAGGCCTATCGCGACACCCTCATCGAGCAGGCGGAGCAGGGGGTGGACTACTTCACGGTGCACGCCGGGGTGCTGCTGCGCTACGTGCCCCTGACCGCGAACCGCGTGACCGGGATCGTTTCGCGCGGCGGCTCCATCATCGCGCACTGGTGCCTGGCGCATCACCGGGAGAGCTTCCTCTACACCCGCTTCCGCGAGATCTGCGAGATCATGGCGGCGTACGACATCTCCTTCTCGCTGGGAGACGGGCTGCGTCCGGGGTCCATCGCCGACGCCAACGACGAGGCCCAGTTCGCGGAGCTGCGCACCCAGGGCGAGCTCACCCGCATCGCCTGGGAGCATGGGGTGCAGGTCATGTGCGAGGGGCCGGGGCACGTGCCCATGCACATGATCCAGGAGAACATGGACAAGCAGCTCGACTGGTGCGACGAGGCGCCCTTCTACACCCTCGGGCCCCTGACGACGGACATCGCCCCCGGCTACGACCACATCACAAGCGCCATCGGCGCGGCGCAGATCGGGTGGTTCGGCACCGCGATGCTCTGCTACGTTACGCCCAAGGAGCACCTCGGCCTCCCCAACCGCGACGACGTGAAGGCCGGCGTCATCAGCTACAAGATCGCCGCCCACGCCGCGGACCTGGCCAAGGGCCATCCGCGGGCGCAGGAATGGGACGACGCCCTCTCGAAGGCGCGCTTCGAGTTCCGCTGGGAGGACCAGTTCAACCTCTCGCTGGACCCGGTCACCGCGCGCGCCTTCCACGACGAGACCCTGCCCGCCGAGGGCGCCAAGGTGGCTCACTTCTGTTCGATGTGCGGCCCCAAGTTCTGCTCGATGCGCATCACCCAGGACATCCGCGCCTACGCGGAGGAGCAGGGCTACCAGACCGCCGAGGACCTCGTACGCGGCGGCATGGAGCAGAAGGCGGAGGAGTTCAGGGAGCGGGGTAGGATCGACTGA
- a CDS encoding leucine-rich repeat domain-containing protein, producing the protein MRRQRLAFAVATTLSAALWTHACGDGATEPPPPNPPRPVVVSVVPQLTELLARGATVQLRAKVLDQRAQVMTDVSVSWSSNDASVASVDGSGLVTAIGNGSATITATAGTASGHASVAVFEITERAALTALYNATDGPNWVNADNWRTDMPLGDWYGVQTDDAGRVEALDLRGQWDSEARLPIPHGLSGSIPPELGALLQLVSLDLGNNHLTGPIPPALGNLAHLRYLGFTRNNLTGAIPPALANLTSLEVLALGGNALTGEIPMGLGNLASLTELYLWANDLTGPVPPELGNLANLRELYLSSNDLTGPIPAALGNLASLTELYLSSNDLTGPIPTALGNLASLTELYLSSNDLTGSIPTELGNLASLTVLSLWGNDLTGPIPSELGSLTSLTDLSLWSNDLTGMVPGELGRLVSLERLRLRNNNLTGRIPPQLASLDSVRILSLSENQLTGPIPPELGNLPGIEELNLASNRLSGAIPTELGNLSTVEALFLDFNGLQGPVPPEFASMASLRELGLSFNGGLSGALPVELTELQLDALVAEGTGLCAPSDPAFQNWLAGVYRRRVAPCVEENPSEAYLVQAVQSREFPVPLVAGEKALLRVFVTARQATSAGMPPVRIRFYHDGRQTHVAEIPGTSTPIPTEVDESSLSRSANAEIPSHLVQPGLEMVMEVDPQDTLDPELGVAKRIPETGRLEVDVREMPPFDLTLIPFVWSATHDSSMVDLTRAMAEDIGAHEMFGDLHLLPIGDVRVTAHEPVLSSSNSAVVLLRQTAAIRAMEGGTGHFMGMMGWPVTGARGVAYRPGRSSFSRPFTSTIAHEIGHNLDLRHAPCGGAGGPDPSFPYSDGSIGAWGYDFRAGGSLVRPDTPDLMSYCGPPDGVSDYHYTNALRFRLDDADSVTSRAPPLASTATRSLLLWGGIDADNVPYMEPGFVVDAQPSLPLSGGDHRLVGRTATGAQLFSLAFAMPEVADGDGSSSFAFVLPVPPEWEGSLATITLAGPGGFVTLDGETDRPMAILRNPRNGQVRGILRDPPPENRVAAAAAPGAPGSALEVLFSRGMPGTEAWRR; encoded by the coding sequence ATGAGGCGTCAACGACTCGCGTTTGCCGTCGCGACGACGCTGTCCGCCGCCCTTTGGACGCATGCCTGCGGGGATGGGGCCACGGAACCCCCGCCCCCCAATCCGCCGCGACCGGTCGTGGTCTCGGTCGTCCCCCAACTCACCGAGCTATTGGCTCGGGGTGCGACCGTGCAGCTGCGGGCAAAGGTGCTTGACCAGAGGGCCCAGGTGATGACCGACGTCTCCGTTTCGTGGTCGAGCAACGACGCGTCGGTCGCGTCGGTGGACGGGTCGGGGCTGGTGACGGCCATCGGCAACGGCAGCGCGACGATCACGGCCACAGCCGGAACCGCGTCCGGGCACGCTTCGGTGGCCGTATTCGAGATCACGGAGCGGGCGGCGCTGACGGCGCTCTACAACGCGACGGACGGCCCCAACTGGGTAAACGCCGACAACTGGCGGACCGACATGCCCCTCGGGGACTGGTACGGGGTGCAGACCGACGACGCCGGACGGGTCGAGGCTCTCGATCTGAGGGGCCAGTGGGACAGCGAAGCCCGGTTGCCGATACCCCATGGCCTTTCGGGTTCCATTCCCCCCGAACTGGGAGCCCTCCTCCAACTGGTCTCCCTGGATCTCGGAAACAACCATCTTACCGGCCCGATCCCGCCCGCACTCGGCAACCTCGCCCACCTTCGGTACCTGGGCTTCACACGAAACAATCTGACCGGCGCCATCCCGCCGGCACTCGCCAATCTCACAAGTCTTGAAGTTCTGGCTCTCGGCGGAAATGCCCTGACCGGGGAAATCCCCATGGGACTCGGCAACCTCGCCAGCCTGACGGAATTGTATCTCTGGGCAAATGATCTGACAGGCCCGGTCCCGCCCGAGCTCGGCAATCTCGCCAACCTCAGGGAATTGTACCTCAGTAGCAACGATCTCACCGGCCCCATCCCGGCAGCACTCGGCAACCTGGCCAGCCTGACGGAACTGTACCTCAGTAGCAACGATCTCACCGGCCCCATCCCGACGGCACTCGGCAACCTCGCCAGCCTGACGGAACTGTACCTCAGCAGCAACGATCTCACCGGCTCCATCCCGACCGAACTCGGCAACCTCGCCAGCCTCACGGTCCTGTCCCTCTGGGGAAACGATCTGACAGGCCCGATCCCGTCGGAACTGGGCAGCCTCACCAGCCTCACGGATCTGTCGCTCTGGAGCAATGATCTCACGGGCATGGTTCCGGGCGAGCTGGGCCGCCTCGTCAGCCTGGAGCGACTTCGGCTGAGGAACAACAACCTGACGGGTCGAATCCCGCCTCAACTCGCCAGCCTCGACAGCGTCCGGATCCTGTCGTTGAGCGAAAACCAGCTCACCGGTCCCATTCCGCCGGAACTCGGCAACCTTCCAGGCATCGAAGAGCTGAACCTGGCGTCGAACAGGCTGTCCGGCGCGATTCCCACCGAACTTGGCAACCTCTCGACCGTGGAAGCGCTGTTTCTGGACTTCAATGGCCTCCAGGGCCCGGTACCCCCCGAATTCGCAAGCATGGCAAGCCTTCGGGAACTGGGTCTTTCGTTCAACGGCGGCTTGTCGGGGGCCCTTCCGGTCGAGCTGACCGAGCTGCAGCTCGATGCGCTGGTTGCCGAGGGAACCGGCCTGTGCGCTCCCTCGGATCCTGCGTTCCAGAACTGGCTGGCAGGGGTGTACAGGCGCCGCGTCGCACCCTGCGTTGAAGAAAACCCGTCGGAGGCGTACCTGGTTCAGGCGGTCCAATCGCGAGAGTTTCCTGTTCCGCTGGTCGCGGGCGAGAAGGCGCTGCTGCGGGTGTTCGTGACGGCCCGACAGGCTACCAGCGCGGGCATGCCGCCGGTACGGATCCGCTTCTACCACGATGGCCGGCAGACGCACGTGGCGGAGATCCCCGGCACATCCACGCCGATCCCCACCGAGGTGGACGAGAGCAGCCTCTCGCGGTCGGCGAACGCCGAGATACCGAGCCATCTGGTACAGCCGGGGCTCGAGATGGTGATGGAGGTGGATCCGCAGGATACGCTGGACCCGGAGCTGGGCGTGGCAAAGCGGATCCCCGAGACGGGACGCCTGGAAGTGGATGTCCGGGAAATGCCGCCCTTCGACCTGACGCTGATTCCGTTCGTCTGGAGCGCGACCCACGACTCGTCGATGGTTGACTTGACCCGGGCCATGGCCGAGGACATCGGGGCCCACGAGATGTTCGGAGATCTGCATCTTCTTCCCATCGGCGATGTGCGGGTGACGGCGCATGAGCCCGTTCTGAGTTCGAGCAACAGCGCGGTCGTCCTGTTGCGGCAGACCGCGGCGATCCGGGCAATGGAGGGCGGCACCGGCCACTTCATGGGCATGATGGGGTGGCCGGTCACCGGTGCGCGAGGAGTGGCCTATCGGCCCGGCAGGTCAAGCTTCTCGAGGCCTTTCACCTCCACCATCGCTCACGAAATCGGTCACAACCTGGATCTGCGCCACGCGCCCTGTGGCGGAGCCGGCGGCCCGGATCCGTCGTTTCCGTACTCCGACGGCTCCATCGGAGCGTGGGGCTACGATTTCCGCGCGGGTGGCAGCCTCGTGCGCCCGGACACACCGGATCTGATGTCGTATTGCGGGCCCCCGGACGGTGTCAGCGACTACCATTACACCAACGCGCTGCGCTTCCGCCTGGACGACGCAGACAGCGTGACCTCGCGCGCGCCGCCACTGGCCTCCACGGCGACCAGATCGCTCCTCCTGTGGGGTGGAATCGACGCGGACAACGTGCCCTACATGGAACCGGGGTTCGTGGTCGACGCACAGCCCTCGCTGCCACTGTCGGGCGGCGACCATCGGCTCGTCGGTCGAACGGCGACCGGCGCGCAACTCTTCTCCCTGGCCTTCGCCATGCCTGAGGTGGCGGACGGCGACGGCAGCTCCAGCTTCGCCTTCGTGCTCCCGGTGCCCCCGGAATGGGAGGGGAGTCTCGCGACCATCACGCTCGCCGGACCGGGCGGTTTCGTCACCCTCGACGGCGAGACGGACCGCCCGATGGCGATTCTGCGCAACCCGCGCAACGGTCAGGTGCGGGGGATTCTGCGGGATCCGCCGCCCGAGAACCGGGTGGCCGCGGCCGCGGCGCCCGGCGCCCCCGGATCGGCCCTCGAGGTGCTGTTCAGCCGGGGAATGCCGGGCACGGAGGCCTGGCGGCGGTAG
- a CDS encoding MBL fold metallo-hydrolase, whose protein sequence is MRHLAALLLCLVVWTCAEAPEAAQEPEVSAETPLPPGSAYEGPAFEFEEVVPGIYHARGTGSLNVGSHGAVVVNDDHVLLVESHISPAAARAAYDEVMELTGKPLRYVVNTHFHFDHAHGNSAYPDDVHVIGHEFTREMIENGGSMGRSWENFVGGLPAQIAALADQVMRTDIEEERIELEDQLAFLENYYASQEGLDPESPNTTLSERMTLFAGDREIRILFYGRGHTGGDVVVHLPAERVLITGDLLLPRLPFMGDGYPGEWAETLEHLKGLEFDWVLPGHGDPFQDRPIIDHLQAYLRDFEERATALHAQGLSYQEAAAQIDMSDHAGNYPQIIGPGVPEIAMQRMFDLLNGTAG, encoded by the coding sequence ATGCGTCATCTCGCCGCCCTTCTCCTCTGCCTTGTCGTCTGGACCTGCGCCGAAGCCCCCGAGGCCGCCCAGGAGCCGGAAGTTTCAGCTGAAACGCCGTTGCCGCCGGGATCCGCATACGAGGGCCCGGCCTTCGAGTTCGAGGAGGTGGTTCCGGGGATCTACCACGCCCGCGGGACCGGCTCCCTGAACGTCGGCTCCCACGGCGCGGTGGTGGTGAACGACGACCACGTGCTGCTCGTGGAGTCCCATATCTCACCCGCCGCGGCACGGGCGGCCTACGACGAAGTGATGGAGCTCACCGGCAAGCCGCTGCGCTACGTGGTCAACACGCACTTCCACTTCGACCACGCGCACGGCAACAGCGCCTACCCGGACGACGTCCACGTCATCGGCCACGAGTTCACGCGCGAGATGATCGAGAACGGCGGCTCGATGGGGCGTTCCTGGGAGAACTTCGTGGGTGGGCTCCCGGCCCAGATTGCGGCGCTTGCGGACCAGGTCATGCGCACCGACATCGAGGAGGAGCGCATCGAGCTGGAGGACCAGCTGGCGTTCCTGGAGAACTACTACGCGAGCCAGGAGGGACTCGACCCGGAGAGCCCCAACACGACCCTCTCGGAGCGGATGACGCTGTTCGCGGGCGACCGCGAGATCCGCATCCTCTTCTACGGGCGCGGTCATACGGGGGGCGATGTAGTAGTGCACCTCCCCGCCGAGCGGGTGCTCATCACCGGGGATCTGCTGCTCCCCCGGCTGCCTTTCATGGGCGATGGCTACCCCGGGGAGTGGGCCGAGACGCTCGAGCACCTGAAGGGGCTGGAGTTCGACTGGGTGCTGCCGGGCCACGGCGATCCATTCCAGGATCGCCCGATCATCGACCATCTGCAGGCCTACCTGCGCGACTTCGAGGAACGGGCGACGGCGCTGCACGCGCAAGGGCTCTCCTACCAGGAGGCTGCGGCGCAGATCGACATGAGCGATCACGCCGGAAACTACCCGCAGATCATCGGGCCGGGCGTGCCGGAGATCGCCATGCAGCGGATGTTCGATCTGCTGAACGGGACGGCGGGGTAG
- a CDS encoding aminotransferase class III-fold pyridoxal phosphate-dependent enzyme codes for MPTARDALATLREIREQSGTCASPGLPDAVIERFAAGDAVLRQAIAEAGESSRRFRRELPDIAGLDEADQVRRMQRGYLNFYPDDLVNPYVALAARGPWIVTSAGAVIHDSGGYGMLGLGHSPRAVLDAMSEPRVMANVMTASPSQPRLIRALEAEIGHRRAGACPFEHFVCLNSGSEAMTFASRLADVHAKEITDPGGSRDGASIRTLALEGGFHGRTSRPAQVSDSTACYYRDNLASFRGHNALTVRANDIGQLRHVYALADDEGWFIEAFYMEPVMGEGNPGKAVTRKFYDEARALSRAHASLLVVDSIQAGLRAHGCLSIVDYPGFENADPPDVETYSKALNAGQYPLSVVAMTPRAAAMYRRGVYGNTMTTNPRALEVAVAVLSSLTGELRENIRARGAELVEKLERVASDLDGPITAVQGTGLLVSCAFEPAIRSHGSGSVEEEMRRNGVGVIHGGANSVRYTPHFAVTSAEIDLIVEATRSAVVSRLTPAGDESYLPPR; via the coding sequence ATGCCGACTGCCCGCGACGCGCTGGCGACCCTTCGCGAAATCCGGGAACAGAGCGGAACGTGCGCCTCCCCCGGTCTTCCGGACGCCGTGATCGAGCGCTTTGCTGCAGGGGACGCCGTTCTCCGCCAGGCCATCGCCGAAGCCGGGGAATCCAGTCGCCGCTTCCGGCGGGAGTTGCCGGACATCGCCGGCCTCGACGAAGCGGACCAGGTCAGGCGGATGCAGCGCGGCTACCTCAACTTCTACCCCGACGACCTCGTCAACCCCTACGTCGCCCTCGCCGCCCGCGGCCCCTGGATCGTTACCTCCGCGGGCGCCGTGATTCACGATTCGGGCGGATACGGCATGCTCGGGCTCGGGCATTCGCCCCGGGCGGTGCTCGACGCCATGAGCGAGCCCCGCGTCATGGCCAACGTCATGACCGCGAGCCCCAGCCAGCCCCGCCTCATCCGGGCGCTCGAGGCGGAGATCGGCCACCGGCGGGCGGGCGCATGTCCCTTTGAGCACTTCGTGTGCCTCAACAGCGGCTCCGAGGCGATGACCTTCGCCTCCCGCCTCGCGGACGTCCACGCGAAAGAGATCACCGACCCCGGCGGGTCCCGTGACGGCGCCTCCATCCGGACCCTCGCGCTCGAAGGCGGCTTCCACGGGCGCACCAGCCGGCCCGCCCAGGTCTCGGACTCGACGGCCTGCTACTACCGCGACAACCTCGCCAGCTTCCGCGGCCACAACGCCCTGACCGTGCGCGCCAACGACATCGGCCAACTGCGCCACGTCTACGCCCTCGCCGACGACGAAGGCTGGTTCATCGAGGCCTTCTACATGGAGCCGGTGATGGGCGAGGGGAATCCCGGGAAGGCGGTGACCCGCAAGTTCTACGACGAGGCGCGCGCGCTGTCCCGAGCCCACGCCAGCCTGCTGGTGGTCGATTCGATCCAGGCCGGGCTGCGGGCGCACGGTTGCCTTTCCATCGTCGACTATCCCGGCTTCGAGAACGCCGATCCTCCCGATGTCGAGACGTATTCGAAGGCGCTGAACGCGGGCCAGTACCCGCTCTCGGTGGTGGCGATGACGCCCCGGGCCGCCGCGATGTACCGGCGGGGCGTCTACGGCAATACCATGACCACCAACCCGCGCGCCCTCGAAGTGGCCGTGGCCGTGCTGTCGTCCCTCACCGGCGAGCTGCGCGAGAACATCCGCGCGCGCGGCGCCGAGCTGGTAGAGAAGCTCGAACGCGTGGCCTCCGATCTCGACGGACCGATTACCGCGGTCCAGGGCACCGGTCTCCTCGTCAGTTGCGCCTTCGAGCCCGCCATCAGGAGCCACGGGTCCGGGAGCGTCGAGGAGGAGATGCGACGGAACGGCGTGGGCGTGATTCACGGAGGCGCCAACTCCGTCCGCTACACTCCCCACTTCGCGGTCACTTCCGCGGAGATCGACCTGATCGTCGAGGCGACCCGGTCCGCCGTAGTTTCCCGCTTGACGCCCGCCGGAGACGAATCGTACCTGCCTCCTCGATGA